One genomic segment of Nocardia spumae includes these proteins:
- a CDS encoding M20/M25/M40 family metallo-hydrolase, whose product MVLEKIDIDDATAERLAQALRCVTVSRDDAEADVAEFDRLADHLEACFPLVHARLELERFGHSRLYRWAGSEPGTAALLLAHQDVVPVDDEQRWTHPPFAGVVDDDFIWGRGAIDDKSRMMAILEAAESLLAQGHRPRRAIYLAFGHDEEVFGHTGAGRMAARLRELRVRADVLLDEGGVITQGVADGATAPVASIMLGEKGWATVRLLTVAPGGHSSMPGRETAVGRIARAVARIQDQPMPLRMTPVIADMLARMRPAMAEPRRSALRLLPVASGLVTRLMAARAQTEALVRTTTAPTVIRGGVKENVLPQHAEALVNFRILPGDSVREVLAHCRRVVADSQVTIELLGAASEPSHITGPGPAFDTIAGITRALVPEAVVTTGIVPGATDSRHYDGLAATRCNFAPIMVDAADLERIHGTDERLSRANYARLIEFNRRLLAHYTTVDG is encoded by the coding sequence ATGGTGCTCGAGAAGATCGATATCGACGACGCGACCGCCGAACGCCTGGCCCAGGCGCTGCGCTGTGTCACCGTCTCCCGCGACGACGCCGAGGCCGATGTGGCCGAATTCGACCGGCTCGCCGATCACCTCGAAGCCTGCTTTCCGCTGGTGCACGCGCGGCTCGAGCTCGAGCGATTCGGCCACAGCAGGCTGTATCGCTGGGCCGGGTCCGAGCCGGGGACCGCCGCGCTGCTGCTCGCCCACCAGGATGTGGTCCCGGTGGACGATGAGCAGCGCTGGACCCATCCGCCGTTCGCCGGAGTGGTCGACGACGACTTCATCTGGGGCCGCGGCGCGATCGACGACAAGAGCCGGATGATGGCGATACTCGAAGCCGCCGAATCCCTGCTCGCACAGGGGCACCGCCCGCGACGCGCGATCTACCTCGCGTTCGGCCACGACGAGGAGGTCTTCGGCCACACCGGCGCCGGACGCATGGCCGCCCGGCTGCGCGAACTCCGGGTGCGGGCCGATGTGCTGCTCGACGAGGGCGGGGTAATCACCCAGGGTGTCGCCGACGGCGCCACCGCACCGGTCGCCTCGATCATGCTCGGCGAAAAGGGCTGGGCCACTGTGCGATTGCTGACCGTCGCACCCGGCGGTCACTCGTCGATGCCCGGCCGCGAAACCGCCGTCGGCCGGATCGCACGGGCAGTCGCCCGGATCCAGGACCAGCCGATGCCGCTGCGCATGACACCGGTGATCGCCGATATGCTGGCGCGGATGCGGCCCGCCATGGCCGAACCGCGACGTTCGGCACTACGGCTGTTGCCGGTCGCGAGCGGCCTCGTTACCCGGTTGATGGCCGCCCGCGCACAGACCGAGGCGCTGGTCCGCACGACCACCGCACCCACCGTGATCCGCGGCGGCGTGAAGGAGAACGTGCTGCCGCAGCACGCAGAGGCACTGGTGAATTTCCGTATCCTGCCCGGCGATTCGGTGCGGGAGGTGCTCGCGCACTGCCGCCGCGTGGTGGCCGATTCGCAGGTCACGATCGAGCTGCTGGGGGCGGCATCGGAGCCCTCGCACATCACCGGCCCCGGCCCGGCCTTCGACACGATCGCCGGGATCACCCGCGCACTCGTCCCCGAGGCCGTGGTCACCACGGGCATCGTGCCCGGCGCCACCGACTCCCGGCACTACGACGGATTGGCCGCCACCCGCTGCAATTTCGCCCCCATCATGGTGGACGCCGCAGATCTGGAACGCATCCACGGCACCGACGAACGGCTCTCACGGGCCAACTACGCGCGGTTGATCGAATTCAACCGGCGCCTGCTCGCGCACTACACCACCGTCGACGGCTGA
- a CDS encoding metallopeptidase — MSDNRRLRLAATAGLLILGAALAGCGSDAKTPVAQEVAATGENPWALSGAAPDRSGPSGPRPGVPDAPLRADNGDGGEMDRLALNTLSDLQDYWGSEYGKDFPGAFKPVDHFISWDANAPKEQSVTFCRSSTYRVVNAAYCKIDKTVGWDRGKLLPLISDKYGKMAVVMVLAHEYGHSLQDQARLNGFFTPGIVLEQQADCFAGVFLRHVAEGGSAHFTLNTTDGLNGVLGATVAVRDHDPDNPKNVHGSAFERVTAVQIGWSDGTAGCKNINKKEIQERRGGLPTTFEPGDRESQMPVDIDGLDAVAAALGRLYPLAKPPSFDYSGIVELCLKNQAVEPVSYCPWMNKIGTDVPELAKRAGAQPGDEEPLTAVVDGNYNAYAVFISRYALAVEKDRSLSLTGPETAGLRTACLTGAITTKLSDPASDPRLTAGDLDAAVSGLLADGLVASDVDGKVVPSGYQRLDAFRSGVLDGEGACLTSYR, encoded by the coding sequence ATGAGTGACAACAGGCGGCTGCGGCTGGCCGCGACGGCGGGGCTGCTGATACTCGGCGCCGCGCTGGCCGGATGTGGCAGCGATGCGAAAACGCCGGTGGCGCAGGAGGTTGCGGCCACCGGCGAGAATCCGTGGGCGCTCAGCGGCGCCGCACCCGACCGATCGGGCCCGAGTGGACCGCGGCCCGGTGTGCCCGACGCGCCTCTGCGCGCCGATAACGGCGACGGCGGGGAGATGGATCGGCTGGCGCTCAATACGCTGTCGGATCTGCAGGACTACTGGGGCTCGGAATACGGCAAGGACTTCCCCGGCGCCTTCAAACCCGTCGACCATTTCATATCCTGGGATGCCAACGCCCCCAAGGAACAGTCGGTGACCTTCTGCCGCTCGAGTACCTATCGGGTGGTCAACGCGGCGTACTGCAAAATCGACAAGACGGTCGGCTGGGACCGCGGCAAATTGCTGCCGTTGATCTCGGACAAGTACGGGAAGATGGCCGTGGTGATGGTGCTCGCGCACGAGTACGGGCATTCACTGCAGGACCAAGCTCGGCTCAACGGCTTCTTCACGCCCGGGATCGTGCTCGAACAGCAGGCCGACTGCTTCGCCGGAGTCTTCTTGCGCCACGTCGCCGAGGGGGGATCGGCGCACTTCACGCTCAACACCACCGACGGACTCAACGGTGTCCTGGGCGCGACGGTCGCGGTGCGCGACCACGACCCGGACAACCCGAAGAATGTGCACGGCTCGGCGTTCGAACGGGTCACCGCGGTCCAGATCGGCTGGTCCGACGGCACCGCGGGCTGCAAGAACATCAACAAGAAGGAGATCCAGGAGCGGCGCGGCGGTCTGCCGACCACCTTCGAACCGGGTGACCGGGAGAGTCAGATGCCGGTCGACATCGACGGTCTCGATGCCGTGGCCGCCGCGCTGGGACGCCTCTACCCGCTGGCGAAGCCGCCGTCGTTCGACTACTCGGGCATCGTCGAGCTGTGCCTGAAAAACCAGGCGGTGGAACCGGTTTCCTACTGCCCGTGGATGAACAAGATCGGCACCGATGTGCCGGAACTGGCCAAGCGCGCCGGCGCCCAGCCCGGTGACGAGGAGCCGCTGACCGCGGTGGTCGACGGCAACTACAACGCCTACGCGGTCTTCATCTCCCGCTACGCGCTGGCGGTGGAGAAGGATCGGAGTCTGTCGCTGACGGGTCCGGAGACGGCCGGTCTGCGTACCGCCTGCCTGACCGGTGCCATCACGACCAAGCTCAGCGATCCGGCCAGCGACCCGCGACTGACCGCGGGCGATCTGGATGCGGCGGTCTCGGGGCTGCTCGCCGACGGGCTGGTGGCCTCCGATGTCGACGGCAAGGTCGTCCCCAGCGGCTATCAGCGGCTGGACGCGTTCCGCAGCGGTGTGCTCGACGGTGAGGGCGCCTGCCTGACCAGCTACCGGTGA
- a CDS encoding DUF3224 domain-containing protein, with protein MRATAMFTVKSFVATEVLPDPDIPTATPVGIAQLEKHFEGEAVGRSATLFTAAFDQLTGQGTYVAMESFEGSLNGLAGTFNFAHSATTSGADRSAEFFTIVPSSGTGELSEITGTGGMAVDADGTHRIWFDYDLG; from the coding sequence GTGCGAGCTACAGCAATGTTCACCGTCAAATCCTTCGTCGCCACCGAGGTGCTTCCCGATCCCGATATCCCCACCGCCACGCCGGTCGGAATCGCGCAGTTGGAAAAGCATTTCGAGGGTGAGGCGGTCGGACGGTCGGCCACGCTGTTCACCGCCGCATTCGATCAGCTCACGGGTCAGGGCACCTACGTGGCGATGGAATCGTTCGAGGGATCGCTCAACGGGCTGGCGGGGACCTTCAACTTCGCGCACTCGGCGACCACATCCGGCGCCGATCGCTCGGCGGAATTCTTCACGATCGTGCCGTCGAGCGGCACCGGGGAGCTCAGCGAGATCACCGGAACCGGCGGTATGGCGGTCGACGCCGACGGCACCCATCGGATCTGGTTCGACTACGACCTGGGCTGA
- a CDS encoding alpha/beta hydrolase, protein MTTGDTGEFDAHGGQIFWRAWLPEQARAVVVLVHGVAEHSGRYDHVGKRLADSGFAVYAFDHIGHGRSAGSQANIESIDAAADNVNTMLGIASAKHPDLPRFVLGHSMGSLITLYLATRAPLDVAGIAVSAPPVVIEAGNPVQRLLAPALSRWAPKLGVLQLDSAMISRDPEVVRIYDQDPLVFRGKLPARTATEILRGAEFVLGHLDALRVPTLVMHGGADALAAPVGADRIEAGATATDLTVLRYPGLYHEIFNEPEQDAVLGDLLGWLEEHSGAQ, encoded by the coding sequence ATGACAACTGGCGATACCGGCGAATTCGACGCGCACGGCGGGCAGATCTTCTGGCGGGCGTGGCTGCCGGAACAGGCGCGAGCGGTCGTGGTGCTGGTGCACGGGGTGGCCGAACACTCCGGACGCTACGACCATGTGGGTAAACGGCTGGCGGACAGCGGTTTCGCGGTCTACGCCTTCGACCACATCGGACACGGGCGTTCCGCGGGCTCGCAGGCGAATATCGAATCGATCGACGCTGCCGCCGACAATGTGAACACCATGCTGGGTATCGCGAGCGCCAAGCACCCGGATCTGCCCCGGTTCGTCCTCGGGCACAGTATGGGCAGCCTGATCACGCTGTACCTGGCGACCCGCGCGCCGCTGGATGTCGCCGGCATCGCGGTCTCGGCGCCTCCGGTGGTGATCGAGGCCGGTAACCCCGTCCAGCGCCTGCTCGCTCCGGCACTGAGCCGCTGGGCCCCGAAACTGGGCGTGCTGCAACTGGATTCGGCGATGATCAGCCGCGATCCCGAAGTGGTTCGCATCTACGATCAGGATCCGCTGGTCTTCCGGGGCAAACTGCCGGCCCGGACCGCCACCGAGATCCTGCGCGGCGCCGAATTCGTCCTCGGCCATCTGGACGCGCTGCGAGTGCCGACGCTGGTCATGCACGGCGGCGCCGACGCTCTGGCCGCGCCCGTGGGCGCCGACCGCATCGAGGCCGGCGCCACCGCGACCGATCTCACGGTGCTCCGCTATCCGGGGCTCTACCACGAGATATTCAACGAACCCGAACAGGACGCCGTCCTCGGCGACCTGCTCGGCTGGTTGGAGGAGCACAGCGGCGCGCAGTAG
- a CDS encoding 6,7-dimethyl-8-ribityllumazine synthase, with product MSNTDQGRIAFIRANWHRSIVTQAYEGFLAEYGDLGYSAGSVEVFDVPGAFEIPLHAQRLARTGRYAAVVATALVVDGGIYRHDFVASAVIDGLMRVQLETDVPVFSVVLTPHHFHEHSEHVDYFTKHFHTKGAEAARAAATTLSSLQTLPTGAA from the coding sequence ATGAGCAATACCGACCAGGGGCGTATCGCCTTCATCCGGGCCAACTGGCACCGATCGATCGTCACCCAGGCGTACGAGGGCTTCCTGGCCGAGTACGGCGATCTGGGGTATTCGGCCGGCTCGGTCGAGGTCTTCGACGTGCCCGGCGCATTCGAGATTCCGCTGCACGCCCAGCGGCTGGCCCGTACCGGCCGCTACGCCGCGGTGGTCGCCACCGCGCTGGTGGTCGACGGCGGCATCTACCGGCACGATTTCGTGGCCTCGGCGGTGATCGACGGGCTGATGCGAGTCCAGCTCGAGACCGACGTCCCGGTGTTCTCGGTGGTGCTGACCCCGCATCACTTCCACGAGCACAGCGAGCACGTGGACTACTTCACCAAGCATTTCCACACCAAGGGCGCCGAGGCCGCGCGAGCCGCCGCGACCACCCTCAGCTCGCTGCAGACCCTGCCCACCGGCGCGGCCTGA
- a CDS encoding bifunctional lysylphosphatidylglycerol flippase/synthetase MprF: MAELNSAVAGYRTYRHAALNPTRAVRVPLIVVLVLVGVVLLYAADRASREGVNRGWFVAVSLSGLFVARGLHLRRPITLPHFTVAVIVLGVSNIAYRSDHATVGFVCLASTGLILMLPQGSRPQPDQLHRIAALVDRTVEDPLAPFALHSAKSYYFSTDSTAAIGYRARFGIAVVAGDPVGSCAEFGTLIAEFSDFAAGRGWRIAVLGASPAVTELWRTRAGDHHGLHAIPIGRDVVIDVDSFDMVGRKFRNLRQAVSRTRNFGVKTEVIPERELDRETRATLLDIVDEWGTGHQTRGFSMILDHLLDGRHPGMLVVLARDAEGAVAGFQRYGSSNNGGELSLDVPWRRKDAPNGLDERMIVDLVDYGRDHEVHRISLAFAAFPELFADKERSRSKQAIYVLARTLDPLIKLESLYRFLRKFNSFGNQRFVLIRWREIVFTAAALLTLEFVPHRKQDAAVAQARLPS; this comes from the coding sequence ATGGCAGAACTCAACTCGGCCGTCGCCGGTTATCGGACCTACCGGCATGCCGCGCTGAATCCGACACGTGCCGTGCGGGTTCCGCTGATCGTGGTCCTGGTGCTGGTGGGTGTGGTGCTGCTCTACGCGGCCGATCGTGCCTCCCGCGAGGGTGTGAACCGCGGCTGGTTCGTGGCGGTATCGCTGTCGGGACTGTTCGTGGCGCGGGGTCTGCATCTGCGGCGCCCGATCACGCTGCCGCATTTCACCGTCGCGGTGATCGTGCTGGGGGTCTCCAATATCGCCTACCGCAGCGATCACGCCACCGTCGGCTTCGTCTGCCTGGCCTCCACCGGCCTGATCCTGATGTTGCCGCAGGGTTCGCGTCCGCAGCCCGATCAGCTGCACCGCATCGCGGCGCTGGTCGATCGCACGGTCGAGGATCCGCTGGCTCCCTTCGCCCTGCATTCGGCGAAGTCGTACTACTTCAGCACCGATTCCACCGCCGCGATCGGGTACCGGGCGCGTTTCGGCATCGCCGTGGTCGCCGGCGACCCGGTCGGTAGCTGTGCCGAATTCGGCACGCTGATCGCGGAATTCTCCGATTTCGCCGCCGGTCGCGGCTGGCGCATCGCCGTCCTGGGCGCCAGCCCGGCGGTCACCGAACTGTGGCGGACCAGGGCCGGCGATCATCATGGGTTGCACGCGATTCCTATCGGCCGCGACGTCGTCATCGATGTCGATTCCTTCGATATGGTCGGCCGTAAGTTCCGCAATCTGCGCCAGGCGGTCAGCCGCACCCGCAATTTCGGCGTCAAGACCGAGGTGATTCCGGAACGCGAACTGGACCGGGAAACCCGTGCGACGCTGCTGGACATCGTCGACGAGTGGGGGACCGGCCACCAGACCCGCGGCTTCTCGATGATTCTCGATCACCTCCTCGACGGCCGTCATCCGGGCATGCTCGTGGTACTGGCCCGGGACGCCGAGGGCGCGGTCGCCGGATTCCAGCGCTACGGATCCTCCAACAACGGCGGTGAACTCAGCCTCGACGTGCCGTGGCGGCGCAAGGACGCCCCCAACGGCCTGGACGAGCGGATGATCGTCGACCTCGTCGACTACGGGCGCGACCACGAGGTCCATCGAATCTCGCTGGCGTTCGCGGCCTTTCCCGAATTGTTCGCCGACAAGGAGCGATCACGCTCCAAGCAGGCCATCTATGTGCTGGCCCGCACCCTCGATCCGTTGATCAAGCTGGAATCGCTGTATCGATTCCTGCGCAAGTTCAACTCGTTCGGCAATCAGCGATTCGTGCTCATCCGCTGGCGTGAGATCGTGTTCACCGCCGCCGCTCTGCTGACGTTGGAGTTCGTCCCGCATCGCAAGCAGGACGCGGCGGTGGCTCAGGCCAGATTGCCTTCGTAG